The nucleotide window GTGAACGTCTGCCGGCTCCCAGTCCGTTGCTGATGACCCTCGACCGTACCCGCCGCGCCCTCGGCGGCCAAGGTGATGACGAAACCCGTCTGCATTTGCTGCACGCCTTGAGCGGCCTGCGTCTGGCGCTGTTGCCGGGGGTCGAATTTGTCGGCGCGGGTGAACTCGAGGAACCGCTTCCCCATGGCATCGATGGAGCGCCTTTATGATCGGTGATCTGGATATCAGCGGGGTGTTCCTGCCCACGCTGCTGGTGCTGATGGGCATTACCTACGTGTTGTTCCTGTTGGTGCACGGGGTGCTGACGCGCCTGCACTTTTACCGTCTGGTCTGGCACCGGGCATTGTTCAACGTGGCTCTCTACGCTGTGCTGCTTGGCGCTGTGGACTCACTCAGTCGATACCTGATGACATGAAAAAACCTTTTTTGACCCTCGGCCGTGTGGTCCTGACGCTGTTGATCGTGACCTTCGCCGTTGTCATGGTCTGGCGCATGGTCATGTATTACATGTTCGCGCCCTGGACCCGGGACGGGCACATCCGTGCCGATATCGTGCAGATCGCCCCGGACGTGTCGGGGCTGATCCAGCAAGTGGAGGTGCGTGATAACCAATGGGTGAAGCGCGGCCAAGTGCTGTTCAGCATCGATCAGGACCGTTTCAAACTGGCCCTGCGTCAGGCCAAAGCCGCTGTCGCCGACCGCCAGGAAACCCTGGCCCAGGCTCAGCGCGAAGCCAAGCGTAACCGTGGTCTCGGCAATCTGGTCCCGGCCGAACAACTGGAGGAAAGCCAGTCCCGTGTGGCCCGCGCCGAAGTGGCGTTAATGGAGGCGCAGGTGACGGTGGACAGCGCCCAGCTCAACCTCGACCGCTCGCTGATCCGCAGCCCGGTGGATGGCTACGTCAACGACCGTGCGCCGCGTTCCCAGGAGTTCGTCACCGCCGGGCGGCCGGTGTTGTCGGTGGTGGACAGCAATTCCTTCCACATCGACGGTTATTTCGAAGAAACCAAACTGGACGGCATTCATGTCGGCCAGAGCGTCGATATTCGCGTGATCGGCGACCGTGCGCGCCTGCGCGGCCATGTTGAAAGCATCGTCGCCGGCATCGAAGACCGCGATCGCAGCAGCGGCAGCAACCTGTTGCCCAACGTCAATCCGGCGTTCAGCTGGGTGCGGTTGGCGCAGCGGATTCCGGTGCGGATTGCTTTCGACGAAGTGCCGGAGGATTTCCGCATGATTGCCGGGCGTACAGCCACGGTGTCGATCATTGACGATCAAACCGGGGAGCCGGCGAAATGAGCAGGGCCTCGGGTTTGGCGGTCGCCGGATTGGGCTTGTTGCTGTCGGCCTGTCAGGTGGTCGGGCCGGATTATCACTTGCCGAACGAGGCCGCCGTGCACCGTGAAGAATTTCAGGGTGATCTGGCGGTGAGCGGTAAAGATGTGGTCTCGGCACCGGTGCCCAGTGATTGGTGGCGCTTGTATCAGGACCCGCGTCTAGACCAATTGGTGCAGCAGGCCATGGCTTCCAACACCGATTTGCGGGTGGCGGCGGCGAATCTTTCGCGGGCTCGTGCTCAGGTCGACGAAGCGCAGGCGGCGGGAGGGTGGAGCGGCGGCGTGAAAGTCGGCGCCCAGCGTTTGCAGGAGTCCGGTGAGGCGTTCTTGCTGGCGGATAAAGTGCCGGTGGTCAACGTCGGCGATATCGGCATCACCACGTCCTATCAGTTCGACCTGTTCGGCACGTTACAGCGCGGCATCGAAGCGGCCAAAGCCAATGCCGATGCGACTCAGGCGGCAGCGGACACCGCGCGCATCACGTTGGTGGCCGATGTGGTGCGGGCTTATACCCAGGTCTGTGCGGCCAACGAAGAGCGGGAGATTGCTCAGCATTCCCTCGATCTGCAAGCCCAGAGCACCACACTGACCCAGCGCCTGCGCGATGCCGGGCGCGGCGATGAAACCCAGGTCACCCGTTCGCAAACCCAATTCAAATCCTTGCGCGCCGAATTGCCGCGTTATGAAGCGGCACGTCAGGCCGGACTGTTTCGCTTGTCGATGCTGCTGGCCAAACCGGTCGAGCAATTGCCTGCGGGCACCAGCGACTGCGCTGAGCTGCCGAAAATTGCGCAATTGTTGCCGGTGGGTGACGGCGCCACGCTGCTCAAGCGTCGCCCCGACGTACGGCAGGCCGAGCGCAGATTGGCAGTCGCGACCGCCGGCATCGGCATTGCCACCGGCGAGTTGTACCCGGACATCAGCATCGGCGCGACCGTCGGTACCGTCGGCATTTTGGAAAACCTCGGCAAACCGGCGACCAATCGCTGGGGCTTCGGCCCGTTGCTGACCTGGACCGTACCGTCCAACGGCTCCCGCGCGCGAATCCGTGAGGCCGAGGCCGCGACCCAAGGCGCGCTGGCGCATTTCGATGGTGTGGTGCTCAACGCCATCCGCGAGACTCAGACTGGCCTGGCGCAGTATTCCGCGCAGCTTCAGCGCCGCGATGCGTTGGCTGACGCCGAGCAATCGGCGCAACTGGCGGCAGACCAGACCCACCGCTTCTTTCAGGCCGGTCGCGCGTCGTTCCTGGCGGATTTGCAAGCCACCCGCACCTACACCGATGTCCGGGCGCAACTGGCCTCGGCCAACACCCAAGTCGCCATGAGCCAGATCGATTTGTTCCTCGCTTTGGGCGGCGGCTGGGAAAGCGGACGAACGCAAGGCTCACAACCCGGCAAACCCTGAGGCCGTTGCTATGCTTTGAATTGATGGGGACGCGCGGCGAACCCGTCGAGCAAGGCTTGCGTTGGTCATGGGGATCTAATAATGAAAAACCCTTATGCTCCCGGCTTCTGGTGCGCCATTGCGGCATTGGTTTTGCTGTCGGCCACCTATTTCTACGGTGTCATGCTGGCCCACCAGCTCGACAAGGCGCTGATCTTCCTCGACAGCGTGGCGGCGCTGATCGCCGTGATGGCTATCGTGGTGGTCGCCTGGGCCTCGCTCCAGAACCAGCGCATCAAGAGACGACAACTCGAGCAAGGCAAAACCCTGGTACTGATCTGGGACACCAAGGTGGCTTTGCGCCGGGTAGAAACGGTGTTTGACCGGTATTTCTGGGGCAGTTACTGGCAACCGGGGCGCACCTTCCAGGAAGTCATGGGCGAACTCACCGGCACGCCGCTGGAAAAAAGCCTCGAAACCTTGAAGAAACAGTGTCTGGCGCTGGACAAGCAAGTACCCGACGAGGGGTGGCACTGGCTCAACAATGCCCGAGAACTGTCTGATGTCGCCAACGCCATGGCTCGCGAACGTTATCAGCTGGACTTCTGCGACCCGCGGGCGGAAGTGACCGGCGGGGCGGTGATCAATCGGGATTTTGAAGTGCTGGTGTATACGTGGACCGCGCGGTTGAAAAGCTTTGATCATCAGCTTGATGAGATCGAGGTTCAGTATTCCTGATCCGGTGTTGGCGGGACTGACGCCTTCGCGAGCAAGCCCGCTCCCACATGGGGGGCGGTGTTTTAACGGCGTCGTTCCAGCGAGTAAACAAACGGCGCAACGATTTCGATGGAGCCGTTGTTCAGCATGTCGGCCGGTGGCTTGGGCAGCGGTTGGGCGCGGCGGATCATTTCCAGGGTGGCCCGGTCCAGATCGGCGTTGCCGGAGCGGCCCACCAGTTCGAACGACAACACGTTACCGTCGGCATCCACTACGAAGCGCAGACGGTTCAAGCCTTCCTTGCCCCGCTGCTGTGCACTGGCCGGGTACTTTTTGTACTTGGCCAGGTGCGCGAGCAGGGTGCCTTGCCAGCTGGCCTTGGCAGCTTGTTGCGCCGGTGATGGGCCGGGTGCCGGCTGAGCGGATTTCTCCGTCGGTGCCTGGGTCGGTTGCGCGTCGCTCGGTTTTTCCTCGGAAGGCTTTTCCTTCGGCGGCTCTGGCTTTTTCTCCACAGGCTTGGGCGGTTGAGGCTTCGGCTTGGGTTTGACCGGCTTGGGCACGGCAATCTCGGCCTTCGGCGCTTCAGCGAGTTTCGGCAGCGGCAGTTCTTCCACCGGGGCCGGTGGCTGCGGTGGCGTGATCACCTTTGGCGGTGCGGGCGGTGGCGGGGCTGGAAGCGGCGCCAGTTCGACCATCATCGCTTGCGGTGGCAGCTCGATCGGCGGGCGCGACGTCCAGTTCAGCGCCAGCGCAATGGCCAGCGCATGGATGCCCAGCACCACGGCCAGGCTCCCGCTGTAACGCGTCAGCTTTTGGCGCATGTTGATCATTTTTTGGCTGCCGTCTCGAGTCCGACCAGGCCGACCTTCAGGTAACCGGCGGCGCGCAGGGCATCCATCACGCTCATCAGGTCGCCGTAGTCCACGCCTTTGTCAGCCTGGAAGAAGATCGTCGTGTCTTTCTTGCCCCGGGTCTTGGCGTCGAGTGTGGCGCCGAGGGCTTCGGCCTTCACTTCGTCTTCGCCGAGGAACAGGCGCTGGTCAGCTTTCACGCTGAGGAACACCGGTTTTTCTGGCCGAGGCGCCGGTTTGGCGGTGGAGGCGGGCAGGTCGACCTTGATGTCCACGGTGGCCAGCGGCGCCGCCACCATGAAGATGATCAACAGCACCAGCATCACGTCGATGAACGGCGTGACATTGATTTCGTGGTTCTCGGCCAGATCGTCGTCTGCGCCTTCTTTCAAATGCAGGCCCATGGCCGATTACCCCACTTTCACCATGTGCGGTTGCGAGATGCGCTCGGGCGGCAGGTGGTCGAGGTCACGGCTGACCAGCAGCAGGACTTCTGCCGAGGCATCGGACACTTGCGCTTTGTAACCGGCGATGGAGCGGGCGAAGATGTTGTAGATGACCACCGCGGGAATCGCTGCAACCAGACCCAGCGCGGTCGCCAACAGGGCTTCGGCGATGCCGGGGGCCACGACGGCGAGGTTGGTGGTCTGGGTTTTGGCGATGCCGATGAAACTGTTCATGATGCCCCACACGGTGCCGAACAGGCCGACGAACGGTGCGGTGGAACCGATGGTGGCGAGCACGCCGGTGCCGCTGCTCATGTTGCGACCGCAGGCGGCAACCAGGCGCTCCAGGCGGAAGCTCACACGTTCCTTGATGCCTTCTTTTTCGCGGCTGTTGGCCGACAGGCGCATTTCTTCCAGCGCGTCGTGGACCAGCAGGTTGGCGAGTGTGCCTTCCTTGGCCGCCGTCGCGCTGGCTTCTTTAAGGGTGGCGGCTTTTTTCAGGTGGGCGATTTCAACACGCAGACGACGCTTTGCGCCGATCAACTCGAAGCCCTTGGCGATCCAGATAGTCCAGGTGATGATCGAGGCGATGGCCAGGCCGATCATCACGATCTTCACGATAATGTCGGCGTTCTGGTACATGCCCCACGGCGACAGGTCATGGGCCATGCCCAGCGAGTTGTCGGCTTCGAGGACTTCCGGCACGTCAGCAGCGTCTACGGCCTGAGCCGGGTCGGTCGCGGCAGGTGCGGTTTGAACGGCTGGTGTCTGAGCGGCGGCAGGCTGTGTGGCTGGCGCTTGTGCATCGGCGAATGCGGCGGTCGGCGCCAGCGTCAGGCTGAGCAACAGGGCGGCCACCGCACTCCAGGCGCGAGGTCGTTTGGTTGGCGAAGCGGGGAATTGATTGCGTGTCATGCTGGCCGGACCTGAAAGGAAAAAAACGGTAGATGTTCTTCCAGGCCTCGTGAGGCCGAGAACAAAAGTGACCCGCATTATTGCAAGTAATTCTTGTTAACAAAAGTAATAGAGTATCTTTTTTTCCTTCATTGCTAGCCGCTCGTCCCTTGCCAGCGCTAGTCTGTGGCTTTCCGATAGGAGTTTTCTGATGTCCGCGCCTTCTGTTTTAATCGCCGGCTGCGGTGATGTCGGCAGTCGTCTGGCCACGCAATTGCTGAATTCAGGGTGGGAGGTTCACGGTTTGCGGCGTGACGTCTCACGCCTGCCCCAAGGGGTAATTGGCGTTGCCGGTGACTTGTTCAATAAAGACTGCCCGCCGACCTGGCCAATCGGCGCGGTGGATTACCTGGTGTATTGCGCGGCGGCTACCGATCACGATGAGGCCGGATACCGCGCCGCTTATATCCAGGGTTTGCAACACGTGCTGGAATGGCTGGGGGACTACGGGCAAGTGCCCAATCGGCTGCTATTCGTTTCCAGCAGCAGCGTTTACGGTCAGCAAGAGGGCGAGTGGGTCGACGAGAACTCGCCGACCGTGGCGGCTGGCTATTCAGGGCGTGTGATGCTGGAGGCCGAGCAAGTGGCGCGTGATAGCGGCATTCCGGCCAGCATCGTGCGCCTGACCGGCATTTATGGTCCGGGCCGAGAGTGGCTGCTGACCCAGGTCCGTCGCGGTTATCGCGTGGCGATCGATCCACCGTTGTACGCCAACCGCATTCACGTCGATGACGCTGCGGGGTTGCTGGCGTTTCTGCTTGAGGAGGATCGGCGTGGGGTGACGCTGGATGATGACTATATAGGCGTCGACGATGCGCCCGCGTCATTGGCGGAGGTGGTGGGCTGGTTGCGTGAGTATCTGGGTGTGACCGAATGGGCCGAGGATGCGAGTGTGCGTCGTGCCGGCAGCAAGCGCTGCAGCAATGCCCGGGCGAAGGCGTTGGGTTGGCAACCAAAATATCCGAGTTTCCGCGAAGGCTACGCTGCGATCCTCGAAGGTCGCTGCTGAAATCCGGTTACACACTACAACTGTGGGAGCGGGCTTGCCCGCGATGGCGGTGTAACAGTCAACCTGGATGTTGAATGTTATGGCCTCATCGCGGGCAAGCCCGCTCCCACAGGGTTATCTGTTGGCTTCAGATTCGGGTTACTGCTTTTCCAGCAACCATTTGCGATCACCCGGCGTAAACGAAGGCATCTCGTCCGCCAGTGCGGTATTCACGGTCTGGAAAATCTCCAGTTCCTTGCCCTTGCGCGCAAAGATCCAGGTATTGCCCTGGCCGTTCACCTGCAGCCAGATGTTGTCGTGGCCGCCGCTCATCGACGCGCAATCGCCTGCCAGGCACAGAGCATAACGATCGGTACCCGGAAGACCGGCAACCTGGCCATCGGCCTGGAACTGCACGGTGTTGCCTTCGCCGGGGCCGCTGAGGATTTTCCAGCTGCCGCCCATATAAGCCGAATACAGCGCCCGCTCGAAACTCGCGCCAATCGGTGCGCCGTCCGGCACCTGGACCGATGCGCGGTCGAAGACTTGCTCCGGCTCGTTGTCGTTGGCGGCCTGGCTCAGTTGCTTGCCGTCACGCTTCAGCTCGCTGGCGGAGCTGCCATAAAAGTCGATTTTCCAGGCGCCGGACTGTTCGCCCAGCAGCTTGCCTTCGACGTTTTCAAAACCATTGGTGTAGCGGGCCTGACCGGCCTTGGTGTTGACGTCCCATTCCAGGTTCGGGCCATAGGCCTGGAGCGCTTCACGCAGGGGGCCGCCTTTGGATGCAGCATCGATCGCTACCTGATTGATCCAGGTGCCGCTGATATCACGGTCGGCAGGGTTGCTGGCACATCCGCCCAAGAGTAGGGCGACCAGCGAGAGAACTAGCGCTTGGCGCATGGTGGAATCCTTTCAGAACCCTTTTTACAAGATCAGTCGGCGCAGCCTCGCAAGGCTGCGCCGCACGTTTACTCGATGACCAGAATGGCATCCATTTCAACCTGCGCACCCTTTGGCAGGGCCGCTACGCCGATGGCGGCGCGGGCCGGGTATGGCTGGTCGAAGTACTTGCCCATGATCTCGTTGACCTTGGCGAAGTGGCTCAGGTCGGTGAGGAAGATGTTCAGTTTGACGATGTCCTTGAACGAACCACCGGCCGCTTCAGCCACGGCTTTGAGGTTCTCGAACACCTGGACGGTCTGGGCTTCGAAGCCTTCGACCAGTTCCATGGTTTTTGGGTCCAGAGGAATCTGACCCGACATGTAAACGGTGTTGCCAGCCTTGATCGCCTGGGAGTAAGTACCGATGGCGGCCGGGGCCTTGTCGCTGTTGATAACGGTCTTGGTCATGTAAGACTCCTTGTGAAGGGTGGGCTACGCGCGCATGCGGGTGATGCGGATCACGCCGGTCAGGGCGCGCAGTTTCTTGATCACGCGGGCCAGGTGCACGCGGTCGTGCACACTGACCACCAGTTGGACCACGCTGATACGACCGTCGCGTTCGTCCATGCTGATTTTTTCGATATTGCCGTCGGCCGCGTTGACGCTGCTGGCCAGCAGGGCGATCAGGCCGCGCTGGTGTTCCAGTTCGACGCGCAGCTCGACGTTGAATTCGCCGGTGACATCCTTGGCCCACGAGAGCTGGATGCATTTTTCCGGGTTATGGCGGATTTCGCTGATGTTGCGGCAGTTGTCCAGGTGCACCACCATCCCTTTGCCGGCGGACAGATGGCCGACAATCGGGTCGCCCGGGATCGGCGTGCAACACTTGGCGTAACTGAGCACCAGACCTTCGGTGCCACGAATCGCCAGCGGACCTTCTGGGCTCGGCAGCTGTTCGCCTTCGCCCAGCAGACGACGGGCGACCACGTAAGCCATGCGATTACCCAGGCCGATGTCTTCGAGCAGGTCTTCGATCAGTTCGAGGCGGTATTCGTGGAGCATCAACTGCACGCGCTCGGCCGGAACTTTTTCCAGGGAGCTGTCGAAACCGTTGAGCACCTTGTTCAGCAGGCGTTCGCCGAGGCTGATGGATTCGGAGCGGCGTTGCAGTTTCAGCGCATGGCGGATGTGGGTCCGCGCTTTGCCGGTGACCACGAAGTTGAGCCATGCCGGGTTCGGCCGCGCGCCAGGGGCGCTGACGATCTCGACCGTGGAGCCGCTTTGCAGCGGTTCGGACAGCGGCGCGAGACGACGGTTGATCCGGCAGGCAATGCAGCTGTTGCCCACGTCGGTGTGCACCGCGTAAGCGAAGTCGACCGCCGTGGAGCCTTTGGGCAGCTCCATGATCCGGCCCTTGGGCGTGAACACGTAGACCTCGTCCGGGAACAGGTCGATCTTCACGCTCTCGATGAATTCCAGCGAGTTGCCGGCCCGTTGCTGCATTTCCAGCACGCCTTTGACCCACTGGCGGGCGCGGGCATGGGTGCCTTTGGGCTGCTCGTCGCCGCTGGATTTGTACAGCCAGTGGGCGGCGATGCCGTTGTTGGCCATCTCTTCCATTTCACGGGTGCGGATCTGGATCTCGATCGGTACACCGTGCATGCCGAACAGCGTGGTATGCAGCGACTGGTAGCCGTTGGCCTTGGGGATCGCGATGTAATCCTTGAAGCGCCCCGGCAACGGTTTGTACAAATTATGTACGGCACCCAGCACGCGGTAGCAGGTATCGACCTTGTCGACGATGATCCGGAACGCGTAGACGTCCATGATCTCGTTGAAGGCTCGACGCTTGCCGCGCATTTTCTTGTAGATGCCGTAGAGGTGTTTCTGACGACCGCTGACCTCGCCCTGAATGCCGTCGATGGCCAGGCAGTGGCTGAGGGACTCTTCGATCTTGTTGACGATTTCCTTGCGGTTGCCCCGGGCGCGCTTGACCGCCTGGTTGATCCGCGCGGAACGCATCGGGTGCATCGCCTTGAAGCCGAGGTCTTCGAACTCTATGCGGATGGCGTGCATGCCCAGCCGGTTGGCGATGGGCGCATAGATTTCCAGGGTTTCCTTGGCAATCCGCCGACGTTTTTCGCCGGACAGCACTTCCAGGGTGCGCATGTTGTGCAGGCGGTCGGCCAGTTTGACCAGGATCACGCGAATGTCGCGCGCCATGGCCATGGCCATTTTCTGGAAGTTTTCGGCCTGGGCTTCGGCTTTGGTCTCGAAGTTCATCTGGGTCAGTTTGCTGACCCCGTCGACCAGTTCGGCCACGGTTTCGCCGAACTGCGCTTGCAGCGCTTCCTTGGCAATACCGGTGTCTTCGATTACGTCATGCAGCATCGCAGCCATCAGGCTCTGATGGTCCATGTGCATGTCGGCAAGAATATTCGCAACCGCGAGTGGGTG belongs to Pseudomonas sp. B21-015 and includes:
- a CDS encoding DUF1656 domain-containing protein produces the protein MIGDLDISGVFLPTLLVLMGITYVLFLLVHGVLTRLHFYRLVWHRALFNVALYAVLLGAVDSLSRYLMT
- a CDS encoding HlyD family secretion protein — protein: MKKPFLTLGRVVLTLLIVTFAVVMVWRMVMYYMFAPWTRDGHIRADIVQIAPDVSGLIQQVEVRDNQWVKRGQVLFSIDQDRFKLALRQAKAAVADRQETLAQAQREAKRNRGLGNLVPAEQLEESQSRVARAEVALMEAQVTVDSAQLNLDRSLIRSPVDGYVNDRAPRSQEFVTAGRPVLSVVDSNSFHIDGYFEETKLDGIHVGQSVDIRVIGDRARLRGHVESIVAGIEDRDRSSGSNLLPNVNPAFSWVRLAQRIPVRIAFDEVPEDFRMIAGRTATVSIIDDQTGEPAK
- a CDS encoding efflux transporter outer membrane subunit, with the protein product MSRASGLAVAGLGLLLSACQVVGPDYHLPNEAAVHREEFQGDLAVSGKDVVSAPVPSDWWRLYQDPRLDQLVQQAMASNTDLRVAAANLSRARAQVDEAQAAGGWSGGVKVGAQRLQESGEAFLLADKVPVVNVGDIGITTSYQFDLFGTLQRGIEAAKANADATQAAADTARITLVADVVRAYTQVCAANEEREIAQHSLDLQAQSTTLTQRLRDAGRGDETQVTRSQTQFKSLRAELPRYEAARQAGLFRLSMLLAKPVEQLPAGTSDCAELPKIAQLLPVGDGATLLKRRPDVRQAERRLAVATAGIGIATGELYPDISIGATVGTVGILENLGKPATNRWGFGPLLTWTVPSNGSRARIREAEAATQGALAHFDGVVLNAIRETQTGLAQYSAQLQRRDALADAEQSAQLAADQTHRFFQAGRASFLADLQATRTYTDVRAQLASANTQVAMSQIDLFLALGGGWESGRTQGSQPGKP
- a CDS encoding NADH:ubiquinone oxidoreductase subunit N, yielding MKNPYAPGFWCAIAALVLLSATYFYGVMLAHQLDKALIFLDSVAALIAVMAIVVVAWASLQNQRIKRRQLEQGKTLVLIWDTKVALRRVETVFDRYFWGSYWQPGRTFQEVMGELTGTPLEKSLETLKKQCLALDKQVPDEGWHWLNNARELSDVANAMARERYQLDFCDPRAEVTGGAVINRDFEVLVYTWTARLKSFDHQLDEIEVQYS
- a CDS encoding energy transducer TonB yields the protein MINMRQKLTRYSGSLAVVLGIHALAIALALNWTSRPPIELPPQAMMVELAPLPAPPPPAPPKVITPPQPPAPVEELPLPKLAEAPKAEIAVPKPVKPKPKPQPPKPVEKKPEPPKEKPSEEKPSDAQPTQAPTEKSAQPAPGPSPAQQAAKASWQGTLLAHLAKYKKYPASAQQRGKEGLNRLRFVVDADGNVLSFELVGRSGNADLDRATLEMIRRAQPLPKPPADMLNNGSIEIVAPFVYSLERRR
- the exbD gene encoding TonB system transport protein ExbD — encoded protein: MGLHLKEGADDDLAENHEINVTPFIDVMLVLLIIFMVAAPLATVDIKVDLPASTAKPAPRPEKPVFLSVKADQRLFLGEDEVKAEALGATLDAKTRGKKDTTIFFQADKGVDYGDLMSVMDALRAAGYLKVGLVGLETAAKK
- the exbB gene encoding tonB-system energizer ExbB, which encodes MTRNQFPASPTKRPRAWSAVAALLLSLTLAPTAAFADAQAPATQPAAAQTPAVQTAPAATDPAQAVDAADVPEVLEADNSLGMAHDLSPWGMYQNADIIVKIVMIGLAIASIITWTIWIAKGFELIGAKRRLRVEIAHLKKAATLKEASATAAKEGTLANLLVHDALEEMRLSANSREKEGIKERVSFRLERLVAACGRNMSSGTGVLATIGSTAPFVGLFGTVWGIMNSFIGIAKTQTTNLAVVAPGIAEALLATALGLVAAIPAVVIYNIFARSIAGYKAQVSDASAEVLLLVSRDLDHLPPERISQPHMVKVG
- a CDS encoding SDR family oxidoreductase; this translates as MSAPSVLIAGCGDVGSRLATQLLNSGWEVHGLRRDVSRLPQGVIGVAGDLFNKDCPPTWPIGAVDYLVYCAAATDHDEAGYRAAYIQGLQHVLEWLGDYGQVPNRLLFVSSSSVYGQQEGEWVDENSPTVAAGYSGRVMLEAEQVARDSGIPASIVRLTGIYGPGREWLLTQVRRGYRVAIDPPLYANRIHVDDAAGLLAFLLEEDRRGVTLDDDYIGVDDAPASLAEVVGWLREYLGVTEWAEDASVRRAGSKRCSNARAKALGWQPKYPSFREGYAAILEGRC
- a CDS encoding RidA family protein, encoding MTKTVINSDKAPAAIGTYSQAIKAGNTVYMSGQIPLDPKTMELVEGFEAQTVQVFENLKAVAEAAGGSFKDIVKLNIFLTDLSHFAKVNEIMGKYFDQPYPARAAIGVAALPKGAQVEMDAILVIE
- the spoT gene encoding bifunctional GTP diphosphokinase/guanosine-3',5'-bis pyrophosphate 3'-pyrophosphohydrolase produces the protein MPSIDALADRLSTYLGKDQVNLVRRAYFYAEQAHDGQRRRSGEAYVTHPLAVANILADMHMDHQSLMAAMLHDVIEDTGIAKEALQAQFGETVAELVDGVSKLTQMNFETKAEAQAENFQKMAMAMARDIRVILVKLADRLHNMRTLEVLSGEKRRRIAKETLEIYAPIANRLGMHAIRIEFEDLGFKAMHPMRSARINQAVKRARGNRKEIVNKIEESLSHCLAIDGIQGEVSGRQKHLYGIYKKMRGKRRAFNEIMDVYAFRIIVDKVDTCYRVLGAVHNLYKPLPGRFKDYIAIPKANGYQSLHTTLFGMHGVPIEIQIRTREMEEMANNGIAAHWLYKSSGDEQPKGTHARARQWVKGVLEMQQRAGNSLEFIESVKIDLFPDEVYVFTPKGRIMELPKGSTAVDFAYAVHTDVGNSCIACRINRRLAPLSEPLQSGSTVEIVSAPGARPNPAWLNFVVTGKARTHIRHALKLQRRSESISLGERLLNKVLNGFDSSLEKVPAERVQLMLHEYRLELIEDLLEDIGLGNRMAYVVARRLLGEGEQLPSPEGPLAIRGTEGLVLSYAKCCTPIPGDPIVGHLSAGKGMVVHLDNCRNISEIRHNPEKCIQLSWAKDVTGEFNVELRVELEHQRGLIALLASSVNAADGNIEKISMDERDGRISVVQLVVSVHDRVHLARVIKKLRALTGVIRITRMRA